The genomic segment GTTGGGTGAAGTTCAGCTTTCATGGTAAGGGGGCTTGGTGCAGGAAAGTGGTACATAGCCTCACCACCAACCCCTGCACTCCAAGGCAGTTAAATGTCCATGAATtgtcaaaaagtaaaaatgttttttctacaTTTAGGCCGAAGACAGACGGGCGGATAAGTTGCTGCGACCTTTAATGAAACCTGTGGCGACTAATCACATTGTGCTAGGCACCATGACTTTTATTGGTGATGATTAGTTGCCGTGACTGGATTTTAATTGCACCaactgtcttcacccttaaagtttTTATATGTtgatctagaacagtgatccccaaccagtggctcgtgtgcaacatgttgctccccaaccccttgggtgttgctcccagtggcctcaaagcagatgctcatttttgaatttctggtaaggaggcaagttttggttgcatacaaactaGGTGTACTGACAAGAATAGCTTCCTGTAGGTTGTCAGTCTATATAGGgaataccaaataaccaattgtggcccttatttggcacccaatgaactttttatgtttgtgttgctccccaactctttttacatctgaatgttgCTCACATGTAAAAAATATTGGAGATCCCTGATCTAGATCAGAACAAATGTTGAAGGAGGTATTCATTATAGTTGTGTAGTGATGCATGAATGGTGTTTGACTCCTGTTTATTTTCCTATGTAAGAACTAAACcaattgtattctatagagctcaTCTGTTAAGTAACCTTTGCCTTGTCTTCTTTTCAGTAGGGAATCCAGGATTGAATCGAGGATTCTGTTTGATTTCAGCCACGatttagcctttttcagcaggattcggatttgggcaaatccatgACTTTTCGTCACACGAACACAGAAGTTGACATTTTTTCCCCGGGTGCACAGCACAGGACTCACAGGATTCatatttggtttgggatttgcccaaatctttcAAGCAGAATTCAGGGTTTAGCTGGATTTGGTGCATAACTATCtttcagactgaatggctgcccccatggctgcacagcaacttatttatgtGAACTATAGTCGTCTTTCTGAAACAAGCACACAATTTCTACCAGTACAGGaatacagggcaacagtacatcatattttaattgcATTGTCACACTGAaagacttttattttttggtgttacttttcctttaaccaaaGCACAGGACTGAGGTTTAGTTCTCTCCCCATGGAGCGTTGTGGGGTAGAAAATTAGGTTCACAGCATATAAATGCATTAACCAATTTATGCAACTCACATCCACCTCATACAGCCGTGCAGTCCATATAAAGCTGATATTTACTGTATCTTTGCATTAACATCAACATGAGATTACAACACATTTATGTTTTCTAGGAGAAGACGTGGGCAAGGGAGACAGTATGCGTCAGTGTAAAAACCTcagcatttttcatgttttgtgtaCATTAACTGATCAGCTGTGGAGGCTGCAGCCGTCACATCACTGGGAAGCTCCGGGACCTTTGCCTCTGGCAAATCTATTGAGGCCTAAAGGGACACATTAATCCCCATGAATTAGCTTTTACGCAGGGCATATCAAATGCACCCAAACTTCTTTCCTATGGAGACAAAACCATGGGTGATTTGTTAAAATGCTAAAATAAACTTGTGAGTGTTTTTCAATTTCCTACAACATACTGTACACCTGGAATAGAATATTACTGGCAAGAAACTTTCCAGTGTCTGTTTACTAAAATGTTTAATAGATGTTTTACTAAATGGTGACTTAACAAATCTTCTGGAGTGAAAATGGGTGTTTTTCTTATTTTGGTACTTTTAGAGGAATTGGCACAGGAGTCACTCGTAATAAACATCAGCACCCAATTCAGGCTATGGTATGCCCCTTCTCAGTGGCATAATAATAGAGGGGGCAAGAGACAGAGGGGCctggaccacggggtctgcttcttctattgtTGCCTGTAAATCCCCTGTCCCCACCAACTCTTAGATAGTGGGGCAGAGAGCAGGGATTTATACATGAGCAGGGCGGGGGATGCAGTAGAGTTTGCTACTCTGAGCCGGGCCCATCCTAAGATTTTATTTGCAGGGGAGCCAAGCTCAGAGTAGTTTCTCTGCTGTCCCTTCTACTGTATTCTAGCTGGAATATCAGGCTGCTTTAACTTTCAATCAGGGGCTTTTGGCACCTAGTTACCCCTGGTAACTTGAGGGGAGCTGCCTGAGGCAAATTTCTTAACTCACCTCATGGCACTTGGGAAACTCCTGCTTTCAGTATTTGGAAATGAAAACACTTCTCAGCCTTTTCTCTTCAAAGCACTATGGGCATGTAAGGTTTTTAGACTGTTTTTAGCCATTTTCTCTCCATTGTTATCACAAGTTCTCAGCATTTATTTGTCTGGCTTTATATCTGTACAAAGCTGTGTGTGTCGTAGTATACTTccaacaatatatataaatgcagatatTTAAACAGAAATGCATAGAgaagagaataataataatgcagtgaAATACAACAAAGCCGGTGGTTATAGGGCTAGGAAGGATGTATGAGACAAAAAGCTACTGTACACAATAGTAAAAAATCAGATTGacataataatgtaaatatacttTTTCAAGAAGCTCAGTTCAGTTAACCACAGTATGACCACTGTATTCATGAAAGGGATATTTTAATCTGGTTGCGATGAATTATGCTGCAGAGGCCTTGAACAAATAGAGGGCAATGCTCAGATTGGTTTTTTTAGTATTCCCTTATCAGGGCTTACACAATGTTTTGGGTCACTAAGATCCAAAGAGGGAAATTTACATCTGCTTTGTCAGCTCCCATGAGAGATATGGAGAAATATCTGTAATGCTTCATTAAGAAAGGCTGGATGATGCTGGAGCTGAATGCTAAACAGGGGGTAGTTAGAAGGTCCCAGGAGAGTGCAGTAGAACAGTGGTCAGgctcggatttgtggcgaggcctagggtggcatgccgcccagctgcaCGTACAATTTGCTGACATACAgtgcactggggacaggacattgtaatgaatagaaagtgggtacattttcctgtggtgagctctaatcccacattttgataaatctgcctctaagtttAAGGTCTAtagaactttattattattatccacaGTTGCTTGTCAAAATGCCCATtaccattagcctcaattagatgtttaaaaaaatatcatgATCTCATATTACTcctgtaatatatttattatgttgggctgaaaaacccaacttactgttcttcgactttggcttattcttctgctttttcttcttattcttagcgccccccattttctaaacgctactcctcctacagtttcaggggtacaacaccaaaactccccacacttcttcgccctataggggagcaggttgcttgtgcttttctaagcgaacaccccaattttcccattgactttcacagggaagattttcaaactgctgccgcacttacagctttgaagctacagcccccaaacttgaataacataatcatggggtcacctgaataaaacagcaacatttgttggatgacctcaaagtggaaggggccaaaAATagtcaatcaaattttacccattgactctaatggggaaattgaaactgctgccaatcttacagctttgaggctactctccccaaacttgaatcacatagtcatgggctcagcctgaatgaaaatatgatgattgctggatgcccaaaagtggcggagctgtgaacagccaatcagattttacctattgatttggcggaaattcaacctgctgcctcacagaattaacaccagggtccccaaacttttcagagttggtcactaggggactgcagttttagttctgaaaaagtgggcagagccaccaacagccaatcagatttcactcattgactttcagtgggcaaatttaaattgctgccattcagacactattaaaaccagggtccccaaactttgcacagaggttttactgtataactgtggtccaaggttagaaaaagtgggcagagtcaacaacagccaatcagatttcattcagtgatttcacatttttcaccccaacatgaagtttgttctcaaacttccctttctagttgaatATGTACTCCAGAGTTACTACACATGGAGAAAGAAGGTCCTGACATACAGTATCTTCAAAAATTACCATATTATTTCAAATTGCTCATTGCTGATTGCTTTTAAAGGATGCCCCCACTCTCTGTTACCACGCGTAGCCTGTTATTTTTTTGCTTCTTGGAAAAAACAAagcccatacccccccccccccccatccttcctAGCAAAATGCTGGATCAGATCCTGCCAAACACCAAGTGTATTTAGCAATATTATGTCCTTGGAGATGTTCAGTGTCTTGTTGACTGATAAGGCGTGTGGATTCCATTCCGACCTCACACTTAAAATGGtatgtgtttttattgtttttctgtttttcacaAGAAATATTTGAGTATAACTGTCAGCACAGTCAATACATATCGTTTACATTGACCAATTAAAATGCCCAGTCATGCCATCATTGTTCTTCATATtcaaaatcacatttttgtgtCCATAAGAGTCCATAAGAGGGTTTTCCAATAGCTGGATGCATTACACTAAGCTGTTGTTTATTTGTTAGGTGAGCAACATCCCATGGAGTGTTCTTACCTTTGCCTGGTGGCTTACAGTTCATTCATGGTTTGCTTGGAGTTGCCCCGATTCATGTGATTGCTTTAGGAGGGTGAAGATTTTTTGTACCAGTTCTGCAATCAAAGAGGTTCCCAGCAACATCTCTGTTACTGTTACTGAACTTGTGTTTTTGGAAACTCATATAGGCACCATAGGTAACACCACTTTCATGGGGAAGGATCGGCTAAAGAAGCTGGTTTTTATAAGCAACCAGATCAAATCTATAGATGTGGGAGCATTGCACTGGTTCCCTAAACTGACAGACCTGGAAATAACAGCCAATCCCTTATCGGAGATACACCCAGGTACATTTGACAATTTACCAGAACTTCTAAAACTCACCGTGACCTTTAATTATATAGAGGAACTTCCATGTGAGCTTCTTCAAAAGACACAGAATTTACAAATCCTAATTTTACAAGGAAATAATATTTCAGCCCTCTGCAGTGAAATGTTTTCCTCCATCAAAAACCTGGTGGAACTCAGTCTTGACTCCAATGGAATCATGCATCTTCCTGTGGACCTGTTCAAACCTCTGCAAAAACTCAGAGTTCTTAAGCTCAGCAACAACAAGCTATCCAAGCTCCCGCCAGGCATATTTGATTGCTTAAAAGAACTTTCTGAGCTATATTTGAATGGAAATGGTTTAACCACAATTCCAGGGCATACTTTTGAGAAATTAACTTCTTTAAAGAAACTGATGCTTATGTCAAACTCCATTAAAATGCTGTCTGACGGCATTTTTTCCGCATTGGTTAACCTTACCATACTGAGACTAGACTGGAATCGGCTTGAATATCTTCCTTTTGGGATCTTTAATGAAACTACCAGTTTGCATATACTGTCAATAAATGGAAACAGACTGCAGGCAATTCCGGAAGGCATATTTTCTAGACTTCATCATGTTAAAAAATTAGACTTGTGTAGCAACCTTTTGGAAAAGCTACAAAATTCTACTTTCCAAGGGCTTCACTCCCTCACTCACCTTCACCTTGACAATAATAACCTAACTTTTATTGAAAACAATGTATTTAAAGATTTGAATGATCTTAAAATGCTTACTCTCCATCACAACAATCTGACAACGATTTTGGATGGAACTTTTGATCCACTGTTTAACGTAGCATCCTTGGTCCTTCATAGTAATCCATGGTTATGTGACTGCTCATTTATGTATCTTCTAAAATGGATAAAAGAGAACAGTGATTTTACTCAGGTCTCTGAAATGCAATGTGAAAAGCCTCAGCATCTCAAGGAAAAAGCTTTGTCACTTCTGAGAAAACAAGATCTTAGTTGTCCGACAAACACCAGAATTCACGTACCAGATATTCCATCCACCAATGACCAAAGAGTCATGAAGAACGCCCCTTTAAGCCCATGTTACCTAACCACTAATGGTGATTTGCATTTGACCTGTAAAGTCAATGTTTGCAAAAGTATGAGGATTCATGTCTCTCTACAGCGTGAATCAAATACAACCACCTTCGTGCGTGATTTCGGCAACTTTCAGCCTCATTGCACTGACGTAATTTTCAATATTACTATTAATTAGAAGGTCTTCTACTGTATTTTCTAAAGATCACTAGAAAGTTGCATCTCTTTCTGAGTTTCTGAGGTGGAGGAGCAAAGGTTTATAAGAGGGATTTGAAAATGGAATCTTATTGAAGAGTACTATAAACAGGGAAAACTATTTTTGGATCTCAACCAATGGGTTCTCATGTGATCTTATCATCACTACTGCCAACTCACAACCAAGTCACAGAGTACTGCTCCATAAGGCAGACTATTATTAACATGCTTGCATCAGCCCAAGATGCGCTGTATCGTGTATTAGTTTATAAGCATGTGTATGCACTGCTGCTGTCTGTTTTCTTCCTTAGGCTTAATGTTGTATGATTGTCTATGGCAACAATCTTTTATATAACAGCAAGCTATTTGGTATATAATCTGCCTTCATTACAATCTGTTATTTTtggaataaacaataaaaataaccaaATCGTATTTCTTTGAATCTGTGACATAAGGTTTGATCAAAACTAGCAATTATTATTTGCAGAAAATCCCATTTTTTTTCAACTCTTCTGATAACTATGGCTGTTAGGGTTTGCTGAACGCAAATATATGCGTGTATATGTGATCATAAAAGCAGGTTTGATTACTAGTAATATGCTTGGCTTGCAAAAACCCTCTCAGTAAAACAATACTCTCCGCTTGGCCCGATATTCCACGGCTAGGTCTGTCAGGAAGAATTTGTTCCTTTTATGTCGACTGCCAAGAGCACTGTAATGTAATGCTATTGCTACAATTAAACTGAAAGCAATCTTGTGCTAAATCTGAAGGCTGAAAGAATATTTTTAACTATTAAAATGTAATAGCagctaaatataaaataacataaaaagcACAAGCGTTGAGAAACAGGACATCACCCCCAAAGTTTTTTGGTGTAAAATATTATGCAACTGGCCCTACTTAACCTGCACCCCTGGTTTTGGGGAGAAGGAATTGTCCCTGTTATTGTATGGCAGCATGATAAAACTTGGACATTTGAAACAGTGAAGTTTAAAAATGTGTTAgttacattataaatatatttttaatcatgaattaaaaaaaaataatcatgaaTTATATTCAGGAATCAAAATATGTCATTCTATATGGGCTGTTTTTTCTTATCAAGTAGGTGCTGGAAGTCACTATTATCTGCATATGCCAAAACATCTGTGTAAGTGCCACAGTGACAGGGCCTCCATCATGGGCCCCAGAAGCAGGTACTACAGCTCTGCCCTCCCTGACTGATCCTGCAGATGACTGATAGCCGGGGGGAAGGCAGCCCCAGGGCCCCCCTTAAGACACAAATGGTGCTGAGCACTGTTATTGCCAACAAGCAGGTATGAATTGGAAACTATTGACTTGCCACAGTGAATATCAGTATACAAGGGAAAGCAATCACAATATTCAGTTTTTCAGTTCTTTGCTTGACCGTCCAGCTCTAAAGGAAGGAACATCATGtaaatttttaaatgttttatcgCATAAAAATCCTTTTTCATGGTGATGAGCAACTAAACCGGCCAAggcaaagattttttttagaatatatcCTTTACCCATGCTTAGGGACTGAGATTGAAACATAACATTTATAGGTATTTTCTGTTAGAAAAAGTCATTACTTAAATGGAACTTTAGTGAAAGCTTTTTTAGAAATAACTGTTAAAAAGGTTgatattaaacataaataaaaagcatTAGGGCTACTTAGTGAAAACATTTTAGAATTATCCcatctgtgtttttatttaaactataAATCCCCTGGCCAAAAATgtgctttttctttaaaggaatactgttacatgaaaacaggtttttttttttaaaatgcatcagaTAATAGTGCTGCACTGATacccatattttaaaaatgacacaattttaaaaatgacttaattataaatttaattttaaatatttaattttgaaatttgactcAAGGCGAGCCATTTCCACAGCCATGCTCTGACAAACTTCAGCCACATTTTATTGCTGCGCTGCACGTTGGAGAGATATCACTAGCATTCCCttattccccccaccccccagcagccaatgagcAGGATAATAGGCAGGTAACATCATAACAGTTCCCTAACActtctgctgaaggattcagctgcctgaactgagtGATACTGCCTTCAATAGCTGGTActggatatacagatatatacacacaatatgcaCTAGTAAATAATAGTACATTGCCTTCTataaacaataactccagatcataaatacattataaagtgAGGGGCCGAAGTATTGGCacctaaaataaattaaatacagtgagagacattgGGTGGTGGCACCAACATAGAATTAATACAGTGAGAGGAAGTGGGAACTTtagctacaaatacattaaaggagaaggaaaggcattttggcattttactgccaatagatttgccacattagtgcaagctagaatgctttattctgcagaaagctttaccatacctgcgtaaagagccctagaatctccctccatgtttaagatagcagcttccattttagctgGGTCTCAGTAGTTTCTTtgttgcagctctagctgctgataggtcagatcacacattctgtagggagggggagtgaattcttatgaattctaatgggagggggagcaaataaAGGGATGGGCGAGGCAGAGAGGAGACAGCTGTGCAGACTCCTGTcctaaacctgaaggagccctaaaggaaaggaagtcagataccgaagaacatgtttacacaaaagaagacaagaaatcctgtgtttcttttgatagagaactcagtgcagcttttctgtgagtgcttatggctgtatttacatagacctttctcataaagcttacttagtttttatctttacttctcttttaaatacagtgagaaccaatgttccctctaaggtgTGCGCTCATGcgtgcacacaaattttgagaccagtgcacaaaacaaattgtggtgcacacaaagaattttgtatgAATAcacaaaatgttgcatttattctGTACAGTTTTAAAAAATTAGTTTTTGTGCCCTCACAGATGAGAAGGAATCATAGGGAGCATTGGTGGGAACTTCAGCcacaaatacattacatacaatgagaggcaatcaTTTCTGACATCCCATACCCCATTACCTtttcaaaaagcaggtttcctgaatgCTGGATAAGATTTTAACCTTGTAGAGATCAAATTAAttcagaaatcatttgcatttataaatgtgagcacgtttaaaaaaacatatccatttctatttccattttctctggaATGACAGCATTAGAAGCCCAGACTATAGAAAACAGACACAGTGGCCATttcatgacatattgtggcccaaagcatttcatgacactgtGGCACCTGCATTTCATGACCAATCATTGCAGAAAAGGCCAAAgaacactccattaaccccagactagTCAGTAAGATCACTAAATAAA from the Xenopus tropicalis strain Nigerian chromosome 5, UCB_Xtro_10.0, whole genome shotgun sequence genome contains:
- the cpn2.2 gene encoding carboxypeptidase N subunit 2 produces the protein MSLEMFSVLLTDKACGFHSDLTLKMVSNIPWSVLTFAWWLTVHSWFAWSCPDSCDCFRRVKIFCTSSAIKEVPSNISVTVTELVFLETHIGTIGNTTFMGKDRLKKLVFISNQIKSIDVGALHWFPKLTDLEITANPLSEIHPGTFDNLPELLKLTVTFNYIEELPCELLQKTQNLQILILQGNNISALCSEMFSSIKNLVELSLDSNGIMHLPVDLFKPLQKLRVLKLSNNKLSKLPPGIFDCLKELSELYLNGNGLTTIPGHTFEKLTSLKKLMLMSNSIKMLSDGIFSALVNLTILRLDWNRLEYLPFGIFNETTSLHILSINGNRLQAIPEGIFSRLHHVKKLDLCSNLLEKLQNSTFQGLHSLTHLHLDNNNLTFIENNVFKDLNDLKMLTLHHNNLTTILDGTFDPLFNVASLVLHSNPWLCDCSFMYLLKWIKENSDFTQVSEMQCEKPQHLKEKALSLLRKQDLSCPTNTRIHVPDIPSTNDQRVMKNAPLSPCYLTTNGDLHLTCKVNVCKSMRIHVSLQRESNTTTFVRDFGNFQPHCTDVIFNITIN